ttttattacttattaattaaaaagggAACAATCATGacttctaaatattatttgaggTTATGAATAATCTCgtagtgaaataataaatttgtttgaaattagaataaatatttaaatattattacctgACCAGATTTAAGTGCTTCGTAGAAATCACGCTCGTTGATCAGACCACCTCGAcctacattaataattttaacgccTTTCTTGCATCGACTCAAGACACTAGCGTTGATAAAGTCTGTAAAATAATAGACAAATTGTATAGAATTATGTTCAAATATAACatgatatttgtaattttgttgcGTGCATTTGAttgcatttaaaacattacGATTTTACGATATTTAACATTTTGGAAGGTTGACTCGAAAATGGGTAACCTAATAGTAAGTTACAACCGTTCTAGACGTTGGCATTTTGAGAAACATTAACAAcgccttttaaaaaaaagaagaattttagaaatgccccaaattaatgaaggaattactaatattcctatttacccctccttttaagttcatcacttgtgttaggagtggggacgacaatagcccaagaggtcgggatcgatcctgcgactttttacaccGCTAGGCAATGCAGGCGATCCCTtgcatcgtcaatgcgccatcatacttgagaactaagattttatatcccttgtgcctgcaattATTCTGGTTTACtgacccttccaaccggaacacaacaataccaagtgtttcattttggcaataaaatatgacaatgaTGTACCTACCCAGAGCATCTTACAAAGCCCTAGGCTGAAGGCTCTGCAGCGACACAACTTCGGGGAGGAATACATTTAAACGCGAATAATATCTTTTATCGAATCGAATagtacaaaaaagaaaaagtacTGCAAATTTGCAACGCAAGCCaggcattttatataattctatttctgCTTCATGTTTTTCaggatttaaatcaatataacatAAGTTCTCGtaacatatatcatatatcttGTTAGtagaaatctatttttatatatatctattattcaAGGAAAAATTATTGAgctatttaagataattttgacTTAACAACAAGGATTTTTTAGATAATtgataaggaaaaaaaataaagtcccTATCTTAATAACAGAGATACCATTGTAATCATTGATAAGCATGAACAAACATTTACAACTTAAAAGAAACATGTTTCCTTATTATCACTttggtatataaattaaattaattttaagtactaATACTGAATAGTTTGCaagctaatataaataatttaaatgttttattttaagctaagTACAGAAAACAGACCTACGTATCTACTTACCATAAGcgtactataataaaattctaaaatagtTTCCTGAATATTGATtactaagtaattatttaatgtatgacTGAATTTCAGCAACGACATATGAGACACGTATAGAATGAGCGCAAATACAGGAGCACCTCCTTCCTACCTAAGACCTACTATTGATAATTTGGATTtgatagttaaattataaaatattgtttaattatttatttaataagattgaCTTACTTCTCGTGGAGTCAATGAGTGGAGTGTGTAGGGTGATGTAATCAGCAAGGGGCCAAATTTCGTCCAGCTCCATCTTTGTGGTGTTGAACTGTGCGCATTGCTCAGCTGTCACGAATGGGTCGAAGCCGATGGTctagagaaataaataattcgtgTTCGtgagctaataaaataaactacgacgtatatttaattttccccaaatttagatatttaattaaaatttacatacatttgaaagaaaaaatagtACATTTCGCATTGTGTCTCAGTTAATATTTCACGCctcataatatgattttataaatatctatgtacCTTCATCCCGAAAGCATTCATTCGGATTGCAACTTCCCGGCCGACCCTGCCAAGTCCTAAAATGGCCAAAGTTTTGCCATTTAACTCTGTGCCAGTGTGCTGTGTACGCTCCCAACGACCAGCTCTGAGCGCCGAAGCTGCAGGAACTATGTGTCTCGCCAAAGCCAGTGTTAAGCCGCAAGTCAACTCGCATGCACTCATGGCATTCGCACCCGGAGCACTAAAACgtttaatgttgaaaaataaataatgccagcataattttattttttgggtGATTTtcatcagtatatattatttttagtataaattattttgaaccgCTGTATTGTTAACATGTAATATACAAGCTAGGAAATATTATTGGCAATAAcaaatgtgtataatatatatattcagataAATCGTgtcttatagtaatattaatttatggtcACACTAATGCTATTCCAAACGATTTAAGCGGCCACATGTTCTTATGATAAGAGTGCATTGACTGCAACATGTGAAGGTTATCTTTCAATGTAAATAGTATTGATCTAAAAAATAAGTATGTGTAAAcaagatattgaaaaaaaatcgctttgcatgtttttttgttttagtaagcTAATAACAAGCGGAAAGATTTAGAATAAAATCAACGCACTGCTTTaagaataattcttataaaaaatagcacACAAATAATCACAAGAGCagaaatagcaataaataataaattgtcttatgtaatttatatatttttcaaaattaagtaaatgtcTTACTTAATAACACCAATTCCTTTCTGACCCGCAGCTGCAACGTCAATATTATCAACCCCAGCACCCGCTCGGCCCACGACCTTCAGCTTAGAACCCGCATCTAACACTTCTTTCGTCACTTGTGTCGCGGAACGTACAACCAGAGCTTCATGGTTCTGcagaaaatattgttaatacaaaTATCGTTCTAAGCCGAAAACTattgttagaaaaataataaaaccagtCAGTTTATATGAATGAGAGTTTATTGTAGTACAAGAAATGTGACTGTTCAGAATCTCGCTTTaaatccaaaataaaattatttacgtaattttGTCTTGATAGGGCTTTGGGAAAGAGAGCCTGGTATGTACGTGATCCATTTGCTAGTCTGTTTAAGGTAAactgtatttgaataaaaatactcaCGGGTATTTCCTTTAATAGTTcctcttttgttatttttgcttTCGTCGTCACTTTGATGTTGTGCGAATTGAGAATTTCGGCGCAATTTGCACCAACTCCATCAACTATCAAAACTGATTTGATATCGAGACCCATACTTGTTTCAATCTGTGAATGTaaaattcagtttaaaaaataacaccagtaataacaataaaaaataaaagtatttgcaACGTGTAGTTGTAGTTTGTTATCAAATTTTAGTTCTTACATCAGAGGTTATAAAACTTCCGATAAGCGTATCTGAGCAAGAGGATCTTAAGAATCGTTAACCAGTTATTCGTGTTTCTTGTAGAAAGTGAAAGCAATTTCATTTTGCTCTTGCACTGTTGCAAACTATATGTATGTGtgatataaacttattaaagttTGACTTTAAACAATGAAGTATgctaagatttaaatattaatgaaatgattATATTCAGGTATTGGAGGCcagtaaattcaaaaaaaaaacaacaccgACATTCAATAAAAGTCCAATAGAGAAGGAAAACGTGTATTCGCTATTAAATTAAACGGTAGGTACTTGCTCAGGAGTATTATTCATGAATGTAAATCATGTACACCCTCAAACACAAACGCTTTATGAGAAATTTACTAAACATTATCATTTATCTGTATGATGTAATTGAAACTGTTAATAAGTCTGAATTAATTAAGCGgtctaaaaaaaatagatgtACTTACTATATTGAGATAATACGTAAACAGTGCTCACCGTAGCGTGGTGCGTTAACGACTGACGATATAATGGGTCAATTTGGATGTGCGAAGTCGTCAGGCAACTCAAATTATCTCAGCAGACTACAACAGAGCACGTTTGTATATTGGCTATGGGAGCACTGGACTAAACGCTTCATAAATGATTGGAATTCATCATATCACCTAATGTATCGTATATGTTATATTGcatcatataaatgtatttattatttattgatatatttattacaatgttttaaacGTACTTACAGAATTTCGTCCAACACTGAATCCGATGTTCTATATATTTTGTGGTCgccttattatttaaataatttgtaattgtaaatagtttttaggTCGCggtttaataacattttaattgtttcatttgtattcagatttattttaactCCGTATAAcaagttataaaatatcttatttgaaaatattgatatCATATAACTTTGCACTATACATATACTACGTATTTCTGATTACGTTTtcgtttaatgttttaattgccttcctaataatttattgtaaaacaaaacaacaatctttgaaaactaaatttatgaatgaaatgcCAAGaaagtatacaaataataaaaaactatggTATTTGTAACATAAGCATACTGTTTTATTAGGAAATAAAAACTGAgtagataatatttcttatcgtTGAAGTTGCAAGCAATGGTTGGCAAGCATAGATTTACGGGATGTGATTGGATTATGCGTAACATATGTGGGATaggtattattaagtaattgtgAAGCTATGTTTAAATCGTTTTGAAATCTGTTTCTTTGTAGTAAAGATTATGTCAATcgaaaaaaacatcaaaatagtttttcaaatagtggttatataatacaacataaaacgaaaacaaatacTGTCAAGAATAGTATTCAAACACTCGCTATAtactaacttaaaatttaagcgAAATAATGTATGCCCTTTTGGCACAACTGTAAGTCATGAAATTAAAGAGTGTGTTTAAAAAATAGTGTGGCATACCATTTGCTTAAGTCTACCTCTTTTAGTAGGTCCaggtatgttattaaaaaaaaacaagcgtcctaacatagaaataatatttatcatatttgaaCAAAAGTTTCGCGTTTGCTCAAAAGAATATCTCTGCTGCTCTCTAACCAATAATAAGTCTCGTACGTATCGACCAGTCTcgacttataatttaaatatatacatgacTTACGAGCTATAATAATCTTGAGGAAAAAATGCACtttgttattacaatataaattagtatatacaCGAATAAGCCCCAATACGATCTCGCGATAGCAAAATAATGTTTACGTTCTGTTTATTTGACCTGCAAGTAACCCGTCTGTTGTAATTTTCTTATGCCATaggtaataagtaataaatgaagTCGTAAATAGAATTATCTTGATTGTACAACCAGAGTTTTGTTTCAcgcaaagaaataatattattaatataaactaactataaacaaaaactgtcaaattttattaaattacaaataacgttacaatatacaaaatgtacgcacgttattaaatatataataaaattttcctaTTTATTGGATATTTAGAATACAAtgggtttttaaaaatagttataaaaaaggaCTGCTTTCGCTATTTAAATCATGAAtactaaagtatttaatttagtatcgtTAAATATACAATCTGaaaatcatttacaaaaacCATCATACGTTATGAtggcattgtgcaagcccgttggGTACCTACCCAAAGGACCTGAAAGTTAACTAGCTTCCACTCATTTTTTTCTGGAGAAACGAATTACGTGTTTCTCCCACCTGCGTTATGTGAGACTACGGTACAGAGGAGGCACAAGGGCGCACTAGTACACCGTGATTCCCACAAATAACTAGCGGTACCCTCTGCGTGTCTTCGGTAGGCACTACGGAATTGCTTTCGCATATCGCACTCATATTATGAAAGCAATAAACACCAAATATATAGTACGGCGTTCCACTAGCTCGTCTGTGTggataccacccacttatcagtatttctaccgccaaacagccacATACAATTGTCTGCGTTCATTTTGCTGCTGGAGTAAGTGCAAATACGaggtatataatatcttaaactCTGGTTAGCGAGGTATTGTTAGTGTTTGAAGGCAAGTATGTTTGTAAGTATGTTTGGCTTTTAAATTAGCTAGCACATTTGCGCGCTGCTAATTtaaagtgataaataaatatgtatctatatatttacGAATGCAATTAAACCCTCATCTGCCGATTAATCAGTTCACTCCTCTGATTGTGTTAAAAAAATCGagcatataatatgtatttggtCTCGTACTTAGGCCacgataatatattcatttttttgtttttttatttttatttttatagaaaaggtataataaaacgaattaaaacatatcttaatatttagtttattatcacACTTACGACAGATACAAAACATATCACGATGGCACTAACTATCAGTGCATTAGCAGACGTTTCTAGTCAAATCGATGAGTGTTGACGGAacgaattttattaacaactttCTTATTTAGCCCTATAACATTTTGaccacttaatataataaataaagacaattgATTATATACCGTTGTGTATCAAATTGTAATATTCATTAGTTATAAGTATTAtgcgtatatttattttataacaatccaCACTgagatatttaattcattatgtGATAAAATTTCGTACATAATGATTTTACATATCTACAATACTTAAAATcaatgtatacatatgtatcgaAAGTATGCTTTTATGGTAGTATAACGTATGTGgtattttattcattgataTTTAAACTAAGCTCGAAAATTAAACAAGACCAAACATTTTTAACAGAGTTagctaaataaagaaataatatttcctacaaaggtaaaaaatatttagtatgaagattattattagtgataaatatttccaatacaatttaatttattttatttcttagttaAGTCATTTACGAGATACCTGGTCAAATTAAGTAGCACCGCTGCTCGTTGTTGTATGttgaattctttaaaaatttacctatttaaatatactagcaGAAGTTAAATAGaatgtcatttttaaaatgGATTAAAAAGAAGGGCATTCTTAAAGAAAACTGTATCCCTAGTCTTATATGGATACCTACTTTGGCGATTAGGATATGTCCACGTGAAATGGATTTCGATGGTTAGTAATTTGGTTTATGAGACGACAAAATGCGGCTTGCTTTGAAAATCAAACCCTGGACATAAACCtactcataataaaatttacttctaatatgtacataatgcaaatattttagGATACCGAAAGAAAGTTCTTAATCAAACGTTAAGGTGTCGAAAAcactataaaacaatttaaacatcaTAAACTATACATCTAATTATACGTAATTATACAACTATTActgaaaaaaaagaagtaagAGTAATCTCTAGGCAGTTAGGGGAGTAATTTGACTAAACGACAGGCTCTAAATGTGTCACCGAGGAATCAAACCAGAAACGATTTCGTCGTTTACATTATCTTTCTTGGTATAAGAAATCtgctgattatttatttattacaatataaatatacaccaTACTATCAAAAGTGATACATAAAGACCTAATCTAGTcagttttttattgttacttgcTTTACCAGCCGCAAAATGTgtgaaacgtttaaatatacaaatttacgaCCAATCAAGGAAAGTAACAAGTTAcgttagatgaaatttgttttcaGGTTTTCAAAGGAAAAGTAACTATCGGTGGCGTTAAACGGAATAAACGACAATTGAGATTTTACACATGAGTTCCTCGGTGAGCGCCGTCATAGAATAGCTGGTTATTTTGGACGAGAACTTAGTTGTGGAACCTAGCGCCTCGTACTGGGCGGACTGGCCGAGTGCCGATACCAGCTGCACGCCTCCTGGCGATTAGTGCGTCGAGTCCACGCAGTTGTGGCGCTGGCGTGCTCTCCGTTGGCTGTGCTTCTGTTTCCGCCTCGGCCTCGCTCTTTTCTGCACTAGTGGATTCCTCTGTAGTCTCTGTTGACTTCTTTGGCGCCTCCGTAGTAGCCTGTTGGTAATAATAGAATGGTCGGTTTGCAGatgattattttgtaagtattgTGTAGTATGTATTGTCGATAATTTGTGTAATAgagataagata
This genomic window from Vanessa atalanta chromosome Z, ilVanAtal1.2, whole genome shotgun sequence contains:
- the LOC125075816 gene encoding D-3-phosphoglycerate dehydrogenase, whose protein sequence is MGLDIKSVLIVDGVGANCAEILNSHNIKVTTKAKITKEELLKEIPNHEALVVRSATQVTKEVLDAGSKLKVVGRAGAGVDNIDVAAAGQKGIGVINAPGANAMSACELTCGLTLALARHIVPAASALRAGRWERTQHTGTELNGKTLAILGLGRVGREVAIRMNAFGMKTIGFDPFVTAEQCAQFNTTKMELDEIWPLADYITLHTPLIDSTRNFINASVLSRCKKGVKIINVGRGGLINERDFYEALKSGQVSGAALDVFEQEPPTDPLTLEIIQHPAVIASPHLGASTKEAQIRVGLEIAEQLVNLVKPGTYTTPLAEVTRVLPK